A single genomic interval of Armigeres subalbatus isolate Guangzhou_Male chromosome 1, GZ_Asu_2, whole genome shotgun sequence harbors:
- the LOC134209844 gene encoding uncharacterized protein LOC134209844 — MEILKEKTKPKEKIMKELVYILCDCLKAQYGYHPSNFYKNQIALSLVRSYPALAADSSDTPQALWFHPHARGTNRHAGRIHYRMEYLSRTNKDRVTRPRMLAQQEAVHDTKQENLSMIDLVEAEGELRFIVPSPQTKSHAMNLWDITFELRQKYRSEEDFYTFAKDCPVSSAYNGEFITLDFYKLKPSANPFLDSWNAMEKNIILKNSELYKELKNAIIRLKNPSRGSKRVRDEEASRHNPLKGIVQWINAEDDYPSNDDQNSAPIMYVRGPMLESSDECAIVWGCIVFPLNLDFKSAFAILVQTFYVFNVTPTPCDKQFYLFITGAVMGVEKLSTTGCKFLHALA, encoded by the exons ATGGAAATACTAAAAGAGAAAACGAAACCCAAGGAGAAGATTATGAAGGAGCTCGTTTACATTCTTTGTGACTGCTTGAAGGCACAGTACGGCTA CCATCCAAGCAACTTTTATAAAAATCAGATAGCGCTGTCTCTTGTACGGTCGTATCCCGCATTGGCTGCTGACTCGTCGGATACTCCACAG GCGCTTTGGTTTCATCCCCATGCCAGGGGTACAAATCGTCACGCAGGCCGGATTCACTACCGCATGGAATATCTTTCAAGGACAAATAAAGATCGTGTTACTAGACCTCGCATGTTGGCACAACAAGAAGCAGTTCATGACACCAAACAGGAGAACCTCTCGATGATTGATCTTGTTGAGGCG GAAGGCGAACTCCGATTCATTGTGCCAAGTCCGCAGACAAAATCGCATGCGATGAATTTGTGGGACATCACGTTCGAGTTAAGACAGAAATACCGCTCCGAGGAAGACTTCTACACATTTGCAAAAGATTGTCCGGTATCTAGTGCCTATAATGGTGAATTC ATCACCTTGGATTTCTACAAGTTGAAGCCATCTGCAAATCCATTTTTGGATAGTTGGAATGCAATGGagaaaaacataattttgaaaaattccgaACTCTACAAGGAGCTTAAAAATG CAATCATTCGGCTGAAAAATCCATCACGAGGATCGAAACGAGTTAGAGATGAAGAAGCGAGCCGTCATAATCCGTTGAAAGGAATCGTTCAGTGGATCAAT GCTGAAGATGATTATCCTTCGAATGATGATCAAAATAGTGCTCCGATTATGTATGTAAGAGGTCCCATGCTGGAGAGTTCAGATGAGTGTGCAATCGTTTGGGGTTGCATTGTTTTCCCTCTTAATCTTGATTTCAAATCAGCATTCGCCATTCTGGTTCAAACATTTTATGTTTTCAATGTCACTCCTACTCCCTGTGACAAGCAGTTTTACCTATTCATTACAGGGGCCGTTATGGGCGTAGAAAAGTTGAGCACGACCGGATGCAAATTCTTGCATGCTCTAGCCTAA